The Periophthalmus magnuspinnatus isolate fPerMag1 chromosome 17, fPerMag1.2.pri, whole genome shotgun sequence sequence caggctgaatagcagcagcacgctaatgtaacacatttatatttattcagcgacatgaagcatagacagaactgaacacatatctggtttgttaatgtaagatattaacagttaatcaaataactaaagcataaaaaaacaagctaacaagtttaccaAACTCTCggtctcactccaaatcactaaatccattgaattcttcatcctcggtgtcgcttcagGAAAAACTCCGCCAACTCTGGAGGTAGATGAAGCAATAGGattttatgtttataatttcacatataagtcacatctgagtataagtcgcacccctggacaaactatgaaaaaagtgcaacttatagtccagaaaatacagtaatagcaataatagaatgaataataataataatagaataaaagAATCAAGTATCCAGATGACATAGATTTAACTGCATTGCTACAGTTTAGAGCACTTCTGTTAGTGTTTGACAtagttttttttcactatttgcAGTAGGCCCAGAGCTCCTCCAATGAGCCCACCCATCACCCCCATCACCCACCCATCACCCCCCATCACCCACCCATCACCCCCATCACCCCCCATCACCCCCCATCACCCACCCATCACCCCCCATCACCCACCCATCACCCCCCATCACCCCCCATCACCCACCCATCACCCACCCATCACCCGCCCATCACCCACCCATCACCCCCATCACCCCCCATCACCCACCCATCACCCCCATCACCCCCCATCACCCACCCATCACCCACCCATCACCCACCCATCACCCCCCATCACCCCATCACCCCCCATCACCCACCCATCACCCACCCATCACCCCCCATCACTCACCCATCACCCCCATCACCCGCCCATCACCCACCCATCACCCCCCATCACCCCCATCACCCACCCATCACCCCCCATCACCCCCCATCACCCACCCATCACCCCCCATCACCCCCCATCACCCACCCATCACCCCCCATCACCCACCCATCACCCCCCATCACTCACCCATCACCCCCATCACCCGCCCATCACCCACCCATCACCCCCCATCACCCCCCATCACCCACCCATCACCCCCCATCACCCCCCATCACCCACCCATCACCCCCCATCACCCCCCATCACCCACCCATCACCCCCCATCACCCGCCCATCACCCCCATCACCCGCCCATCACCCCCATCACCCGCCCATCACCCCCATCACCCGCCCATCACCCCCATCACCCGCCCATCACCCACCCATCACCCCCATCACCCGCCCATCACCCCCATCACCCGCCCATCACCCACCCATCACCCCCATCACCCCCATCACCCCCCATCACCCACCCATCACCCCCCATCACCCACCCATCACCCCCATCACCCCCATCACCCCCCATCACCCACCCATCACCCCCATCACCCACCCATCACCCCCCATCACCCACCCATCACCCCCCATCACCCACCCATCACCCCCCATCACCCGCCCATCACCCGCCCATCACCCCCATCACCCACCCATCACCCCCATCACCCCCATCACCCCCCATCACCCCCCATCACCCACCCATCACCCACCCATCACCCCCCATCACCCCCCATCACCCACCCATCACCCGCCCATCACCCACCCATCACCCCCATCACCCCCCATCACCCACCCATCACCCCCATCACCCCCCATCACCCACCCATCACCCACCCATCACCCACCCATCACCCCCCATCACCCCATCACCCCCCATCACCCACCCATCACCCACCCATCACCCCCCATCACTCACCCATCACCCCCATCACCCGCCCATCACCCACCCATCACCCCCCATCACCCCCATCACCCACCCATCACCCCCCATCACCCCCCATCACCCACCCATCACCCCCCATCACCCCCCATCACCCACCCATCACCCCCCATCACCCACCCATCACCCCCCATCACTCACCCATCACCCCCATCACCCGCCCATCACCCACCCATCACCCCCCATCACCCCCCATCACCCCCCATCACCCCCCATCACCCACCCATCACCCCCCATCACCCCCCATCACCCACCCATCACCCCCCATCACCCGCCCATCACCCCCATCACCCGCCCATCACCCCCATCACCCGCCCATCACCCCCATCACCCGCCCATCACCCCCATCACCCGCCCATCACCCGCCCATCACCCCCATCACCCGCCCATCACCCACCCATCACCCCCATCACCCGCCCATCACCCCCATCACCCGCCCATCACCCACCCATCACCCCCATCACCCCCCATCACCCACCCATCACCCACCCATCACCCCCCATCACCCACCCATCACCCACCCATCACCCCCCATCACCCACCCATCACCCCCCATCACCCACCCATCACCCCCATCACCCCCATCACCCCCCATCACCCACCCATCACCCCCATCACCCACCCATCACCCCCCATCACCCACCCATCACCCCCCATCACCCCCCATCACCCACCCATCACCCCCCATCACCCGCCCATCACCCGCCCATCACCCCCATCACCCACCCATCACCCCCATCACCCCCATCACCCCCCATCACCCCCCATCACCCACCCATCACCCACCCATCACCCACCCATCACCCCCCATCACCCACCCATCACCCCCATCACCCCCATCACCCCCCATCACCCACCCATCACCCCCATCACCCACCCATCACCCCCCATCACCCACCCATCACCCGCCCATCACCCGCCCATCAGGACAGACTGCCCCCCTTCTGTTTAGAGCAGCTCTTCCAGTAAAGATCAGATTGTGTCTCGTGTCATTTCCTGTGAGgggcttgtgtgtgttttatcacCGCTCACATTGATCTGTGTAACGCCCTTAACTCCCGCGCTCCTGACACCTGACTCCTGCCTACAGTCTGTCCTCATCGACCATCGGCCCGGCTCACAATTGATTAGTGTAGTGTTTAAAGGTCTTAGAGGCTCTAAGCAGCTTATGACCTTTTCAAAGTACATACATGGCAAAGCTGCCACCTGTCTTAAAATAACTGCTAATTAAGAAACTGTTCAAATGATGCTGATTTTAGGAGTGGGTTGAATGAAAGGGCAGTACAATTTATCGGAGttgaattaaaatcacaatttgaataaacgcaattagcaaatcacaaagtcATCCACAAACTACAAAATATGGCGTCTTACTCTAGTTAAAAACTGCTGAGCCTGTAGtatagatctgtacaaacatgttctgaaatatcaTCAAATGCAGAGCAGCGTGGGGGCTTAAGGACGAGTGGACAATAAAATAACacctatgttctggtcattttagttaaagccacttcttatctgtggccccTCTCACTAAGGAGTGTGTGATCCCCACTCTGACAgttataaaacactcaccttgttcgactttgcttAAACTTTCTTAATGTGCAACGCCATGCAGAGGACCCAccttacacacacacttatGTACACACActtatgtacacacacacgcttacgccagaaacgaacattcttacacaTTCTTGTATTTCATATTTCCTTTTGTccattctacatttaaaatccTATTATTAAGACTTAAATTGCACAGCGAATCTCAGACCACATGTTTAGTCTCCCTTTAAATGGGTGTAGCCTGGTTATTTGGCCGTTGggacattgcagctgatgtcatcaccaGAGACCAGGCCCTGCTTTACCCGAGGCTCTTACTCACATCAGACTTTAA is a genomic window containing:
- the LOC117385567 gene encoding uncharacterized protein LOC117385567, with protein sequence MSPPITPITHPSPPITHPSPPSPPITPHHPPITPHHPPITPHHPPSPTHHPPITRPSPTHHPHHPPSPTHHPHHPPSPTHHPPITHPSPPITPSPPITHPSPTHHPPSLTHHPHHPPITHPSPPITPITHPSPPITPHHPPITPHHPPSPTHHPPSPTHHPPSLTHHPHHPPITHPSPPITPHHPPITPHHPPSPTHHPPSPPITHPSPPITRPSPPSPAHHPHHPPITPITRPSPPSPAHHPPITPITRPSPPSPAHHPPITPITPITPHHPPITPHHPPITPITPITPHHPPITPITHPSPPITHPSPPITHPSPPITRPSPAHHPHHPPITPITPITPHHPPSPTHHPPITPHHPPSPTHHPPITHPSPPSPPITHPSPPSPPITHPSPTHHPPITPHHPITPHHPPITHPSPPITHPSPPSPAHHPPITPHHPHHPPITPHHPPSPTHHPPSPPITHPSPPITHPSPPITHPSPPSPAHHPPITPHHPPSPPITPHHPPITPHHPPSPTHHPPSPAHHPHHPPITPITRPSPPSPAHHPHHPPITRPSPPSPAHHPPITPITRPSPPSPAHHPPITPITPHHPPITHPSPPITHPSPTHHPPSPTHHPPSPTHHPHHPHHPPSPTHHPHHPPITPHHPPITPHHPPSPTHHPPSPAHHPPITPITHPSPPSPPSPPITPHHPPITHPSPTHHPPSPTHHPHHPHHPPSPTHHPHHPPITPHHPPITRPSPAHQDRLPPFCLEQLFQ